In Akkermansia muciniphila, one DNA window encodes the following:
- the nadC gene encoding carboxylating nicotinate-nucleotide diphosphorylase has translation MSSETVSDNVETLINLALAEDFGSGDVTSTYFVPEHLTARAILTPRKKGVLSGVNVAAEVFRKVDPSLKVEVYLHDGEAVAPGAVVMLIEGSARSILGAERTALNFIQRLSGVATLTRQYVKAVSHTSARILDTRKTTPGYRLLEKAAVVHGGGTNHRMGLYDRAMVKDNHLMTDGNTGHLQECINRLRKEKPGVEIQLEADTLEQVATFLKLEGVDHILLDNMTPEMLKQAVAMRGERTTPLMEASGGVHLDTVAAIAESGVDFVSVGYVTHSAPSLDLGLDFSVE, from the coding sequence ATGTCCTCAGAAACCGTATCCGACAACGTAGAAACCCTGATCAATCTGGCGCTGGCCGAAGACTTCGGCTCCGGCGACGTGACTTCCACCTATTTCGTCCCGGAACATCTGACAGCCAGGGCTATTTTGACTCCCCGGAAAAAAGGCGTTCTTTCCGGCGTCAATGTCGCGGCGGAAGTTTTCCGCAAGGTGGATCCCTCCCTGAAGGTGGAAGTTTACCTGCACGACGGGGAAGCCGTGGCGCCCGGCGCCGTGGTGATGCTCATTGAAGGCTCCGCCCGCTCCATCCTGGGGGCGGAACGCACCGCCCTTAACTTCATCCAGCGTCTTTCCGGAGTAGCTACGCTCACCAGACAATACGTGAAAGCCGTTTCCCACACCAGCGCCCGCATTCTGGATACCCGCAAAACCACCCCCGGTTACCGTCTGCTGGAAAAAGCGGCCGTCGTTCATGGCGGAGGCACCAACCACCGCATGGGCCTTTATGACCGCGCCATGGTGAAAGACAACCACCTGATGACGGACGGGAATACGGGACACCTTCAGGAATGCATCAACAGGCTGCGGAAGGAAAAGCCCGGCGTGGAAATCCAGCTGGAAGCGGACACCCTGGAACAGGTGGCTACCTTCCTTAAACTGGAAGGCGTGGACCATATCCTTCTGGACAATATGACGCCGGAAATGCTGAAACAGGCCGTCGCCATGCGCGGAGAACGCACCACCCCCCTGATGGAGGCCAGCGGAGGCGTTCATCTGGACACGGTAGCCGCCATTGCGGAATCCGGCGTAGATTTTGTCTCCGTAGGCTATGTGACCCACTCCGCCCCCTCCCTGGATCTGGGGCTGGATTTCAGCGTAGAATAA
- the trxB gene encoding thioredoxin-disulfide reductase encodes MATDIHTIMSEQVIIIGAGCAGYTAAIYTARANLSPLLITGSQIGGQLTTTTEVENFPGFPDGVMGPDLMFLMQQQAEKFGTRFAYEDVKSVVRDEATGLFTVKTSGQNYETRSIIVATGASARYLGIPGEEGLVGHGLTACATCDGAFYRDVPVCVVGGGDSACEEAMFLTRFASRVYLIHRRDTLRASKIMAERTLSNEKIFPMWNSTIVSYKTDDKGELEAVMLKDVVEGDETELPVKCVFMAIGHTPNTSFLGDLVDRDDAGYIIRETGLMATRTPGLFAAGDVADPHYRQAISSAGMGCSAAIEAERYLLGL; translated from the coding sequence ACATACATACTATTATGAGCGAACAAGTCATTATCATCGGCGCCGGTTGCGCCGGCTACACGGCGGCCATTTACACCGCCCGCGCCAACCTCTCTCCGCTTCTGATCACGGGTTCTCAAATCGGCGGCCAGCTGACCACCACGACGGAAGTGGAAAACTTCCCCGGCTTTCCGGACGGCGTGATGGGGCCGGACCTGATGTTCCTGATGCAGCAGCAGGCGGAAAAATTCGGCACCCGGTTTGCATATGAGGACGTCAAGAGCGTCGTCAGGGATGAAGCCACCGGACTGTTCACCGTGAAGACCAGCGGCCAGAATTACGAAACCCGGAGCATCATTGTAGCTACGGGGGCGTCCGCCCGCTATCTGGGCATCCCGGGAGAGGAAGGGCTGGTAGGCCACGGCCTCACCGCCTGCGCGACCTGTGACGGAGCCTTTTACCGTGACGTGCCTGTGTGCGTGGTTGGCGGAGGAGACAGCGCCTGTGAAGAAGCCATGTTCCTGACGCGCTTCGCCTCCCGGGTGTATCTGATCCACCGCCGCGACACGCTCCGCGCTTCCAAAATCATGGCGGAACGGACGCTGTCCAATGAAAAGATTTTCCCCATGTGGAATTCCACCATCGTAAGCTATAAGACGGACGACAAGGGAGAACTGGAAGCCGTCATGCTGAAGGACGTAGTGGAAGGGGATGAAACGGAGCTTCCCGTCAAATGCGTCTTCATGGCGATCGGGCACACGCCGAACACTTCTTTCCTGGGAGATCTGGTGGACCGGGACGATGCCGGCTACATCATCCGGGAAACAGGGCTGATGGCGACCAGGACGCCGGGATTGTTCGCTGCCGGAGACGTGGCGGACCCTCATTACCGCCAGGCCATTTCTTCCGCCGGGATGGGCTGCAGCGCCGCCATTGAAGCGGAACGCTACCTGCTGGGGCTGTAA
- a CDS encoding polyprenyl synthetase family protein, whose protein sequence is MCEQSLNDYITEQCALIDAALDRLLPAEDESPETIHKAMRYSIFAGGKRMRPVLCLAAAEACGGLAVDALVPACAVEMMHTYSLIHDDLPAMDNDDLRRGKPTSHKAFGEGVAILAGDALLTEAFAVIAQVDDTERYTVRDYVRELAATGGSTMLIGGQILDLEGERKQLSEPEVRTVYEGKTAALLTTALRFGGMSANATEAQLEALTDFGYNLGLAFQVIDDILDLTASTEKLGKTAGKDVNSRKSTCPSLIGLDGARSEAKCRTQAALDALMIFPEERRARLVELANYLLNREY, encoded by the coding sequence ATGTGTGAACAATCTCTGAACGACTACATCACGGAACAATGCGCCCTGATTGACGCGGCGCTGGACAGGCTGTTGCCCGCAGAGGACGAAAGTCCCGAAACCATCCATAAAGCCATGCGCTACAGCATATTTGCGGGTGGGAAAAGAATGCGCCCCGTCCTTTGCCTGGCGGCGGCGGAGGCCTGCGGAGGCCTGGCGGTGGACGCCCTGGTTCCCGCCTGCGCCGTGGAAATGATGCATACGTACTCCCTCATCCATGACGACCTGCCAGCCATGGACAACGATGATTTGCGCCGCGGGAAGCCCACCAGCCACAAGGCTTTCGGAGAAGGCGTCGCCATTCTGGCGGGAGACGCTCTGCTGACGGAAGCTTTTGCCGTAATCGCCCAGGTGGACGACACGGAACGCTATACCGTCAGGGACTACGTAAGGGAACTGGCAGCCACCGGCGGCAGCACCATGCTCATTGGAGGCCAGATTCTGGATTTGGAGGGAGAGCGCAAGCAGCTCTCCGAGCCGGAAGTGCGCACCGTGTACGAAGGGAAGACGGCCGCCCTGCTGACCACGGCCCTTCGCTTCGGCGGCATGTCCGCAAACGCCACGGAAGCCCAGTTGGAAGCTCTGACGGACTTCGGTTACAACCTGGGACTGGCTTTCCAGGTGATTGACGACATTCTGGATCTGACGGCGTCCACGGAAAAACTCGGCAAGACCGCCGGCAAGGACGTCAATTCCCGGAAATCCACCTGTCCGTCCCTGATCGGCCTGGATGGCGCCCGTTCCGAAGCCAAATGCCGCACCCAAGCGGCTCTGGATGCCCTGATGATCTTCCCGGAAGAACGCCGCGCCCGCCTGGTGGAACTGGCCAATTATCTTCTTAACCGCGAATATTAA
- a CDS encoding L-serine ammonia-lyase → MHHYSIFELFSIGIGPSSSHTVGPMRAAHRFLEQIRHSPRLAEISGIRCECYGSLAATGHGHGTDTAIMLGLLGEEPHTVEPRSIPGKIARLHQQETLSVTEEKTVRFSPSRDLDLSHYQPLRLHPNGMQFTAVNRDGEPVEDAVFYSTGGGFVSSEQELLHPEEKERETFPFPYESADELLHMADERGCPLSSIVMANECAMLPEREVREQLDLIWTTMKQSISNGMSARGNLPGVLQVPRRAKTLRKNLLVHGESALKDPLSIMDWINLYAIAVSEENAAGGRIVTAPTNGAAGIVPAVLNYATKFCVSPYPDAVHRFLLTAGGIAILYKKNASISGADVGCQGEVGVACSMAAAALAEYLGGTPHQVENAAEIGMEHNLGLTCDPIAGLVQIPCIERNAIAAIKAINAARMALGGTGAHFVPLDKVIRTMLDTGRDMQSKYKETAQGGLAVNVVNC, encoded by the coding sequence ATGCACCATTACAGCATTTTTGAGCTTTTCAGCATCGGCATAGGTCCCTCATCCTCCCATACCGTAGGGCCCATGCGGGCGGCGCACCGCTTTCTGGAACAAATACGCCACTCCCCGCGTTTGGCGGAAATCTCAGGCATCCGCTGCGAATGCTACGGCTCCCTGGCTGCTACCGGACATGGGCACGGCACGGATACGGCCATCATGCTGGGGCTGCTGGGAGAGGAACCCCATACGGTGGAGCCGCGCAGCATTCCCGGTAAAATCGCCCGCCTGCACCAGCAGGAAACGTTATCCGTCACGGAAGAAAAAACCGTCCGTTTCTCTCCTTCCCGCGACCTAGATCTTTCCCACTACCAGCCCCTGCGCCTGCATCCGAACGGGATGCAGTTCACTGCCGTCAACCGGGACGGAGAACCGGTTGAAGATGCGGTATTTTATTCCACGGGGGGCGGGTTCGTCTCTTCCGAACAGGAACTTCTGCATCCGGAGGAAAAGGAACGGGAAACCTTTCCTTTTCCTTATGAATCCGCGGATGAACTGCTGCACATGGCTGATGAGCGCGGATGCCCTCTTTCCTCCATTGTCATGGCGAACGAATGCGCCATGCTCCCGGAACGGGAAGTCCGTGAACAACTGGATCTGATCTGGACGACGATGAAGCAGTCCATCTCCAACGGCATGAGCGCGCGCGGCAATCTGCCGGGCGTTCTGCAGGTTCCGCGCCGGGCCAAAACTTTGCGCAAAAATCTTCTGGTGCACGGAGAATCGGCCTTGAAAGATCCTCTCTCCATTATGGACTGGATCAATCTGTACGCCATTGCCGTAAGTGAGGAAAACGCGGCTGGCGGCCGCATCGTCACCGCGCCGACCAATGGAGCGGCGGGAATTGTTCCGGCCGTTCTTAATTACGCCACCAAATTCTGTGTTTCACCGTACCCGGATGCCGTGCATCGTTTCCTGCTCACCGCCGGGGGGATCGCCATCCTGTACAAGAAAAACGCCTCCATTTCCGGCGCGGACGTAGGCTGCCAGGGAGAAGTGGGCGTAGCCTGTTCCATGGCTGCCGCCGCGCTTGCGGAGTACCTGGGGGGAACTCCCCACCAGGTGGAAAACGCCGCGGAAATAGGCATGGAACACAATCTGGGGCTCACCTGCGATCCTATTGCGGGCCTCGTCCAGATACCCTGCATCGAACGCAACGCCATTGCCGCCATCAAGGCCATCAACGCCGCCCGCATGGCCCTGGGCGGAACGGGCGCCCATTTTGTCCCGCTGGACAAAGTCATCCGCACCATGCTGGATACCGGAAGGGACATGCAATCCAAATACAAGGAGACCGCCCAGGGCGGCTTGGCCGTCAACGTGGTGAATTGCTGA
- a CDS encoding aspartate-semialdehyde dehydrogenase has protein sequence MNQAPHVAIVGATGAVGVEILSCLETRNFPVGSLKLLASARSAGKQVAFRGKMLTVEELTEKSFDGVDIALFSAGGGISLKFAPVAAAAGCVVIDNSSAFRQEPDVPLVVPEINPEAAFNHPRNIIANPNCTTIITLMALFPLHQRFGLKTVIASSYQAVSGSGQHGIAELEAQVRAVVDGHPVVKNVYPHQIAFNLLPQIDSFAENGYTKEELKMLNEGRKILSLPELKVTCTCVRVPVYRSHSIAVTAQFEKPVDVETARSAYKGKPGVALMDNPAEGVWPTPLDSTNGDTCYVGRMRMDMAIDNALTLWVVGDQVRKGAALNAVQIAELLVNR, from the coding sequence ATGAACCAAGCACCCCATGTTGCCATCGTCGGCGCCACCGGAGCGGTGGGCGTTGAAATCCTGTCCTGCCTGGAAACACGCAATTTTCCCGTAGGTTCCCTGAAGCTTCTGGCCTCCGCCCGGTCCGCCGGAAAACAGGTTGCTTTCCGCGGGAAAATGCTGACTGTGGAAGAATTGACGGAAAAATCCTTTGATGGGGTGGACATCGCCCTGTTCAGCGCAGGCGGAGGCATTTCCCTGAAATTCGCTCCTGTCGCGGCTGCTGCGGGCTGCGTGGTCATTGATAATTCCTCCGCCTTCCGGCAGGAGCCGGACGTGCCCCTGGTGGTGCCGGAAATCAACCCGGAAGCGGCTTTCAACCACCCCCGCAATATCATCGCCAACCCGAACTGCACCACCATCATCACGTTGATGGCCCTCTTCCCTCTGCATCAGCGTTTCGGGTTGAAAACCGTCATTGCCTCCAGTTACCAGGCGGTTTCCGGCAGCGGCCAGCACGGCATCGCGGAACTGGAAGCCCAGGTTCGCGCCGTCGTGGACGGCCACCCTGTAGTGAAAAATGTTTATCCTCACCAGATAGCCTTCAACCTTCTTCCCCAGATCGACTCCTTTGCGGAAAACGGCTATACCAAGGAAGAGCTTAAAATGCTCAATGAAGGCCGTAAAATTCTCTCCCTGCCCGAACTCAAGGTAACATGCACCTGCGTACGCGTGCCCGTTTACCGTTCCCATTCCATCGCCGTTACCGCCCAGTTTGAAAAACCCGTGGACGTGGAAACGGCCCGCAGCGCCTATAAAGGCAAACCCGGAGTCGCCCTGATGGACAACCCTGCGGAGGGCGTGTGGCCTACCCCGCTGGACAGCACCAACGGAGACACCTGCTACGTGGGGCGCATGCGCATGGACATGGCGATCGACAATGCCCTGACCCTCTGGGTCGTGGGCGACCAGGTCCGGAAAGGAGCCGCCCTCAACGCCGTACAAATCGCGGAATTGCTGGTCAACCGCTGA